In the genome of Gammaproteobacteria bacterium, the window TCCAGGTAGCGACTGCCCGTGCTGATATTGACCTTTTTGCCATCGCTGTCTTCCATGATATGAACATTGCAGGTGTAAACCTCCCCCTCGGCGTAGTCCCCGGCCAGCTCTATCAAATGGTTCAGGATCTGATGCGAGGTATGGCCGCTTCCTTCAAGGACTTTGCTCACCCATTCGACAAATTCTGCGCCGCTGCCGCTGAACATGCCGCCATGTTCATCGATGGAACCCTCCGCATAGAGCGATTTGAGCAAGCCGTAATCCCGGCGATCAATTGCCCGACTGTATTTGCAGACGAGCTGCTGGATTTCAATCCTGTCCGCAAGTTCTTCAAGTGTCATCTGGTTCCCTCTGGTCATGACGAATGAGGGCGCGGGGAGCGCCTCACTTCGCGCCGTCGAACCAGTCATCGAAGCCATAGGTCGTGTACGGGCCGATATGCATCTGCTCCAGCACGCCCCAGCCCTGGCGTTTGCCGCAACGGGCCTTCACCACCTGCTGGATATGGAGGTTTTCCAGCGCCAGCGGATTCACCGAATCGGCATCCCAGCTCTCGCCCGCCACTGCCAGCTCGCCCTGCCATTTTCCATGTCCCCAGGTCGGGTGCTGATAGCCGAGCCCCTTCATGCGGTGCAGCAGCACGGGCTCGAGCTCGATTTCCATCGACTCGCCCGATTTGTCGTGCATCACGATGGTCGCGCCGCTGGCCTGGCGCGTGCCCGGCACCAATTTGAGCCGGTGCTCGACCCTGCCGTCCCAGGTACGCGCGGCGGGATCGATCACGCCGGGAATATCGCTGCTCGTCGCGTAGGCCGGCAGGATTGCCTGGTCGTTGTGCCACTGGTGCCCCTTGTCGTCCTCGAACAGGCCCGCCAGCGTGCATTGATCATCCCAGTGGATCGGAACCCACATGAAATGCAGCGCCTGGA includes:
- a CDS encoding nuclear transport factor 2 family protein; this encodes MTLEELADRIEIQQLVCKYSRAIDRRDYGLLKSLYAEGSIDEHGGMFSGSGAEFVEWVSKVLEGSGHTSHQILNHLIELAGDYAEGEVYTCNVHIMEDSDGKKVNISTGSRYLDKYVRSINGWQFLHRKTVADYTLNLPVPTDALALKIRHGAPVAGVGQHDPSCGFFRLIGAAGQ